A genomic window from Chitinophaga pollutisoli includes:
- a CDS encoding DNA recombination protein RmuC, translating to MTLTLLSVLMAGLFAGGLGGYLLLRRFYVPKYELAQRLSREQVDEGYVTREMYDNTLFTLHQRDQELKTQEGELRSLTALLAAADKEKEQLSLLGEQLKKMHENNRQEFMNIANDILQKKSRDFMESNQLSLSHLLGPLQSDIGQFRKTIEDTRKEDIQDLTSLKKEIESLQQLNLRLSEDAQRLASALKSDVKVQGNWGEDRLRLILEAEGLQKYIDYTSEEVHRDHDQARNFRPDFILKLPDGKHLVIDSKVSLNAYVAYFNTQDPAEKKLYLKQLVRNINEHIDELGARNYQRLGTLISPDFVFMFMHFEPALTLALNESPEIFNRALSKKVVLITPSTLVATFKIVKQLWQHENRARNVDEIFRQCGLLYDKFILFLEEMQSMGEHLDKAGNAYAEAMNRLKEGKRKGDTIIGKLEQIRELDAKTTKSLPKDIANDMGVRFPDDGLKAIPGNA from the coding sequence ATGACATTAACCCTCCTTTCGGTACTGATGGCAGGGCTGTTTGCTGGCGGCCTGGGCGGGTATCTGCTCCTCCGCCGGTTTTACGTCCCGAAGTACGAACTGGCCCAACGGCTGAGCCGCGAACAGGTAGACGAAGGCTACGTGACCCGGGAAATGTACGACAACACGCTGTTCACACTTCATCAGCGCGACCAGGAACTGAAAACGCAGGAAGGCGAGTTGCGGTCGCTGACGGCGCTGCTGGCGGCGGCGGATAAGGAAAAAGAGCAGCTTTCCCTGCTGGGCGAGCAACTGAAAAAGATGCACGAGAACAACCGGCAGGAGTTCATGAATATCGCCAACGACATCCTCCAGAAGAAGAGCCGCGATTTCATGGAGTCGAACCAATTATCGCTCAGCCATTTGCTGGGCCCCCTCCAGTCCGACATCGGCCAGTTCCGCAAAACGATCGAAGACACCCGGAAGGAAGACATCCAGGACCTCACTTCCCTCAAAAAAGAAATCGAATCCCTCCAGCAGCTGAACCTCCGCCTCAGCGAAGACGCACAGCGCCTGGCGAGCGCCCTCAAGTCCGACGTGAAGGTGCAGGGCAACTGGGGCGAAGACCGCCTCCGCCTCATCCTCGAAGCCGAAGGCCTTCAGAAATACATCGATTACACCAGCGAAGAAGTGCACCGCGATCATGACCAGGCGCGCAACTTCCGGCCCGACTTCATCCTGAAACTGCCCGACGGCAAGCATTTGGTGATCGACAGCAAAGTGAGCCTCAACGCATACGTCGCCTACTTCAACACGCAAGACCCCGCGGAGAAAAAGCTATATCTCAAACAACTCGTCCGTAATATCAACGAACACATCGACGAGCTCGGCGCGCGCAATTACCAGCGGTTGGGCACGCTCATATCGCCGGACTTCGTTTTCATGTTCATGCACTTCGAACCGGCGCTCACCCTCGCCCTGAACGAAAGCCCGGAGATCTTCAACCGCGCCCTGAGCAAGAAAGTCGTCCTCATTACCCCTTCCACCCTGGTGGCTACGTTCAAGATCGTCAAACAACTCTGGCAGCACGAGAACAGGGCCCGGAATGTGGACGAAATCTTCCGCCAGTGCGGGCTTTTGTACGACAAGTTCATCCTCTTCCTCGAAGAAATGCAAAGCATGGGCGAGCATCTGGATAAAGCCGGCAACGCCTATGCGGAGGCCATGAACCGGCTGAAAGAAGGCAAAAGGAAGGGTGATACCATCATCGGAAAACTGGAACAGATCAGGGAACTGGACGCGAAAACGACCAAATCCCTGCCTAAAGATATCGCCAACGACATGGGTGTGCGCTTCCCCGACGACGGGCTGAAAGCGATCCCTGGCAATGCATAA
- a CDS encoding GNAT family N-acetyltransferase translates to MHNKEFMVNVHPFTPAFADQIYDFILHIQQQEFGLPVTRAQQPDLADIPGIYQQGNSNFWIAEHDGRLIGTIALNDLGEGKAALRKMFVHADYRGRGHGIALRLLEALKDWAREHGIHNIYLGTPDLLRAAHRFYEKNGFIEVDRGMVPDGPYIMPVDTKFYHLQL, encoded by the coding sequence ATGCATAACAAAGAATTCATGGTAAACGTACACCCCTTTACGCCCGCATTTGCGGATCAGATTTACGATTTCATCCTTCACATCCAGCAACAGGAATTCGGCCTGCCCGTTACCCGCGCGCAGCAGCCCGACCTGGCCGACATTCCCGGAATTTACCAACAGGGCAACAGCAACTTCTGGATCGCCGAGCATGACGGCCGGCTGATCGGCACCATCGCACTGAACGATCTTGGGGAAGGCAAAGCCGCTTTGCGCAAGATGTTCGTGCACGCCGATTACCGCGGACGCGGGCATGGCATAGCGCTCCGCTTGCTGGAAGCGCTGAAAGACTGGGCCAGGGAGCATGGCATTCACAACATCTATCTCGGCACACCGGACCTTCTTCGCGCGGCGCACCGGTTCTACGAAAAGAATGGCTTCATAGAGGTAGATCGCGGTATGGTACCCGACGGACCGTATATCATGCCGGTAGACACTAAATTCTATCATCTTCAACTCTGA
- a CDS encoding glutamine amidotransferase-related protein has translation MRIRIFQHVPFEGPAAIAEWAESKGHQLEFTRFYENDPLPASADVDMLVVMGGPMSVNDTGQYPWLRNEKAFIADAVESGKPVLGVCLGSQLLAASLGAEVYPNAQPEIGWFPVKFTADWAPETLTVCHWHGDTFDLPEGAVLLASSDITKHQAFRVGNNAVGLQFHLEMTPASLEGMIEACGHHLQDGDWVQSAAELRDGIPYAQEAKATLFRLLDSLAQNGVH, from the coding sequence ATGCGCATCCGGATTTTCCAGCACGTACCATTCGAAGGGCCTGCCGCGATTGCGGAGTGGGCGGAAAGTAAAGGCCATCAGCTCGAATTCACCCGCTTTTACGAAAACGATCCCCTGCCCGCATCGGCCGATGTGGACATGCTGGTGGTGATGGGCGGGCCGATGAGTGTAAACGACACCGGACAATATCCCTGGCTCCGTAACGAAAAGGCTTTCATCGCCGATGCGGTGGAATCCGGCAAACCCGTGCTGGGCGTATGCCTGGGCTCTCAGCTCCTCGCCGCGTCGCTTGGCGCGGAAGTGTACCCGAACGCGCAGCCGGAAATCGGCTGGTTTCCCGTGAAGTTTACAGCGGATTGGGCGCCCGAAACACTCACCGTTTGCCATTGGCATGGCGACACCTTCGACCTGCCGGAAGGGGCTGTATTGCTGGCGAGTTCCGACATCACGAAACACCAGGCCTTCCGGGTGGGGAACAACGCCGTGGGCCTGCAATTCCACCTGGAAATGACGCCCGCTTCCCTCGAAGGCATGATCGAAGCATGCGGCCATCACCTGCAGGACGGGGACTGGGTTCAGAGCGCGGCGGAATTGCGCGACGGTATCCCTTACGCGCAGGAAGCGAAAGCCACCCTATTCCGCCTGCTCGATTCGCTGGCGCAAAATGGCGTACATTAG
- a CDS encoding YpdA family putative bacillithiol disulfide reductase produces the protein MAKKVALLIVGGGPIGLACALAAQQQGLDYVVIEKGCLVNSLYRYPVNMTFFSTSERLEIGGIPFVSNNAKPTRPEALEYYRRVAVSKHVNIQLFEKAETIKPAQEGYTVITDKAVYEASNIVIATGFYDIPNLLRIPGEDLPKVTHYYKDPHFYATRKVIVVGANNSSVDAALETYRKGADVTMVIREGEIGKRVKYWVKPDIENRIKESSIKAYFHSSLVGIREQEADILTPEGIITIPNDFVIAATGYQPDFHFLENTGIQLSADGAREPVYNEDTMETNMPGIYLAGVVCGGMNTHVWFIENSREHADKIIRHIAAKTK, from the coding sequence ATGGCAAAAAAGGTAGCATTACTGATCGTAGGCGGCGGCCCTATCGGCCTCGCATGCGCGCTGGCGGCGCAACAACAGGGACTGGACTATGTAGTGATTGAAAAGGGCTGCCTCGTGAACTCGCTCTACCGGTACCCCGTCAATATGACTTTCTTCTCCACCAGCGAGCGGCTGGAGATCGGCGGCATTCCTTTCGTATCCAACAACGCGAAACCCACCCGCCCGGAAGCCCTCGAATATTACCGCCGCGTAGCCGTGAGCAAGCACGTCAACATCCAACTCTTCGAAAAAGCAGAAACCATCAAACCCGCGCAGGAAGGCTACACCGTGATCACCGATAAAGCCGTGTACGAAGCCAGCAACATCGTGATCGCCACCGGGTTTTACGATATCCCCAACCTACTCCGCATTCCTGGGGAAGATCTCCCAAAGGTGACGCACTACTACAAAGACCCGCACTTCTACGCCACGCGCAAAGTGATCGTGGTGGGCGCCAATAACTCATCCGTGGACGCGGCGCTGGAAACCTACCGCAAAGGCGCCGATGTAACGATGGTGATCCGGGAAGGCGAGATCGGCAAACGCGTGAAATATTGGGTGAAACCGGATATCGAAAACCGGATCAAAGAATCCAGTATCAAGGCGTATTTCCATTCGTCGCTGGTGGGTATCCGCGAACAGGAGGCCGACATCCTCACGCCGGAAGGCATCATCACCATCCCGAACGATTTCGTGATCGCGGCAACCGGCTACCAGCCTGACTTCCATTTCCTGGAGAACACGGGCATCCAGCTTTCGGCCGATGGCGCCAGGGAACCGGTTTACAATGAAGACACGATGGAAACGAACATGCCGGGCATTTATCTCGCCGGCGTGGTCTGCGGAGGAATGAATACACACGTGTGGTTCATCGAGAATTCCCGTGAACATGCGGACAAAATCATCCGCCACATCGCTGCAAAAACTAAATGA
- the murB gene encoding UDP-N-acetylmuramate dehydrogenase, producing MRVSENVSLRPYNTFAIDATARYFAAFHSREQLETLLLDPQYATLPRIILGGGSNILLTKDFDGIVLKNEIKGITSVREDDDFVYVKAGAGENWHQFVQDCIAKGLGGLENLSLIPGNVGASPMQNIGAYGVEIKDTFEQLEAFHLHDREIRLFDKDACAFGYRESVFKHQFKDQFAILNVTYRLSQKPVFNTSYGAIEQELERMGAKELSIRSISQAVINIRSSKLPNPAEIGNAGSFFKNPEVTAETHASLKLAFPNIVAYPLANGHFKLAAGWLIEQAGWKGYRDGDAGVHERQALVLVNYGRAEGEQIVELSWKIVESVKEKFGVVLEREVNII from the coding sequence ATGAGGGTATCAGAAAATGTTTCGCTCCGGCCTTACAATACATTCGCAATAGACGCCACGGCGCGCTATTTCGCCGCTTTCCATTCCCGCGAACAGCTGGAAACGCTCCTGCTAGACCCCCAATACGCCACCCTGCCCCGGATCATCCTCGGCGGCGGCAGCAACATCCTGCTCACGAAGGATTTCGACGGGATCGTATTAAAAAACGAAATCAAAGGCATCACTTCCGTCAGGGAAGACGATGACTTCGTTTACGTGAAGGCAGGCGCAGGTGAAAACTGGCACCAGTTCGTGCAGGACTGCATCGCCAAAGGGCTCGGCGGACTGGAAAACCTTTCCCTCATCCCTGGCAACGTGGGCGCCAGCCCCATGCAGAATATCGGGGCGTACGGCGTGGAAATCAAAGATACCTTCGAACAGCTCGAAGCTTTTCACCTGCACGACCGGGAAATCCGGTTGTTCGACAAGGACGCCTGCGCCTTCGGGTACCGCGAAAGCGTCTTCAAGCATCAATTCAAAGATCAGTTCGCTATTCTGAACGTCACTTACCGGCTTTCCCAAAAGCCGGTGTTCAATACCAGTTACGGCGCTATCGAGCAAGAGCTGGAGCGTATGGGCGCGAAGGAGTTATCTATCCGTTCCATTAGCCAGGCCGTGATCAATATCCGTTCCTCCAAACTCCCCAATCCAGCGGAAATCGGTAACGCGGGCAGCTTCTTCAAAAACCCGGAAGTGACCGCCGAGACCCACGCTTCCCTGAAACTCGCATTCCCTAACATCGTCGCCTATCCCCTCGCCAACGGCCATTTCAAACTGGCTGCCGGCTGGCTGATCGAACAAGCGGGATGGAAAGGGTACCGCGACGGCGATGCCGGCGTACACGAACGCCAGGCGCTGGTGCTCGTCAATTACGGCCGCGCCGAAGGCGAACAGATCGTGGAACTGTCCTGGAAGATCGTGGAAAGCGTAAAGGAGAAATTCGGCGTCGTACTCGAACGCGAAGTCAATATCATTTAG
- a CDS encoding NAD(P)H-binding protein — protein MPGTAIVIGATGLVGSHLVQDLLQNSGYDKVKALVRKPLPFRDGKLEQIVVDFTDEAALQSVLHGDVLFCCIGTTIKKAGSQEAFTAVDYAIPMRCGAIARKNGIEQFHLVSSIGAQSSSKNFYLRTKGRTEAALRALQFSSLYIYQPSFLTGNRREMRFGEQVALWIMPVFGFLLRGRWAKYRPVKAEDVAIKMRELSEKGETGVHYILFHQS, from the coding sequence ATGCCGGGAACAGCAATTGTGATAGGAGCCACCGGCCTCGTGGGCTCGCACCTGGTGCAGGATCTCCTGCAAAACAGCGGGTATGATAAAGTGAAAGCCCTCGTCCGCAAGCCCCTCCCCTTCCGCGACGGCAAGCTCGAACAAATCGTAGTCGACTTCACCGACGAAGCCGCCCTGCAATCCGTGTTGCATGGCGACGTCCTGTTCTGCTGCATTGGCACCACCATCAAAAAGGCAGGCAGCCAGGAAGCCTTCACGGCCGTGGATTACGCCATCCCCATGCGCTGCGGCGCCATCGCCCGGAAAAACGGCATCGAACAATTCCACCTCGTTTCTTCCATCGGCGCCCAATCTTCTTCCAAAAACTTTTACCTCCGTACTAAAGGCCGCACCGAAGCAGCTTTGCGCGCATTGCAATTTTCTTCCCTCTACATTTACCAACCCAGCTTCCTGACCGGCAACCGCAGAGAAATGCGCTTCGGCGAACAGGTGGCACTGTGGATCATGCCGGTTTTCGGCTTCCTGCTGCGCGGCAGATGGGCGAAATACCGGCCCGTCAAAGCGGAAGACGTAGCCATAAAAATGCGGGAATTATCAGAGAAGGGCGAAACCGGCGTGCATTACATTCTCTTCCACCAGTCTTAA